In Fusobacterium sp. IOR10, a single genomic region encodes these proteins:
- a CDS encoding phosphatidylglycerophosphatase A, whose product MKRKIIKNLGTWFGLGDLPKAPGTFGTLGGIPVYIGLNFVRKIFPNDLVYNSFYFMFLMTFFIVAVYVANICEKEIYHEKDPQNVVIDEVLGYLTTLFLINPVGIKESFVAISLAFVIFRFFDITKIGPINKSQNLGEGVGVVIDDFLAGIIGNFLLVCIWSLLF is encoded by the coding sequence AAGAAAGATAATAAAAAATTTAGGAACATGGTTTGGATTAGGAGATTTACCAAAAGCTCCAGGAACATTTGGAACTTTAGGGGGGATACCTGTCTATATAGGATTAAATTTTGTTAGAAAAATTTTTCCAAATGATTTAGTATATAATTCATTTTATTTTATGTTTTTAATGACCTTTTTTATTGTTGCTGTTTATGTTGCTAACATTTGTGAAAAAGAAATTTATCATGAGAAAGATCCTCAAAATGTTGTTATTGATGAAGTTTTAGGGTACTTAACAACATTATTTTTGATAAATCCTGTTGGAATAAAAGAGAGTTTTGTAGCTATTTCATTAGCTTTTGTAATATTTAGATTCTTTGATATTACAAAAATAGGTCCTATTAATAAATCTCAAAATTTAGGAGAAGGAGTAGGAGTAGTAATAGATGACTTTTTAGCAGGAATAATAGGAAATTTCTTGTTGGTTTGTATATGGTCTTTATTATTTTAA